In Ostrea edulis chromosome 6, xbOstEdul1.1, whole genome shotgun sequence, a single window of DNA contains:
- the LOC130047311 gene encoding uncharacterized protein LOC130047311 gives MNSFLEDLAFADDICLLSSNVNNMQNKTTKLNEAAQSIDLNINEKKTKVMTVNSNTAQTVKIGNNIIEEVEDFKYLGSMLSNTNGTARDIKARISKARNAFCQLQSIWRSGSISMNTKLKIYNSNVKSVLLYGAECWRIIQTDMEKLSSFHNTCLRKICKIYWPKKISNKDLYLKTKQCCMEMEIKRRRWR, from the coding sequence ATGAACTCCTTCTTAGAAGATTTGGCCTTTGCTGATGACATCTGCCTTCTGTCAAGTAATGTTAACAACATGCAGAACAAAACAACGAAATTAAACGAAGCTGCTCAAAGTATAGACCTGAACATTAATGAAAAGAAGACCAAAGTAATGACTGTAAACAGTAATACAGCTCAAACAGTCAAGATAGGAAATAACATCATAGAAGAGGTTGAGGATTTCAAATATCTAGGCAGCATGTTAAGTAACACCAATGGGACGGCGAGAGACATCAAAGCCAGAATAAGCAAGGCGAGAAACGCATTTTGCCAACTGCAATCCATATGGAGAAGTGGGTCGATCAGTATGAACACCAAACTGAAAATATACAACAGTAACGTGAAATCTGTGTTACTCTATGGGGCTGAATGCTGGAGAATAATACAAACTGACATGGAAAAACTCTCCTCATTCCATAACACCTGCCTCcgaaaaatctgtaaaatctacTGGCCCAAAAAGATATCGAATAAAGATCTATATCTTAAGACCAAACAGTGCTGCATGGAGATGGAGATTAAAAGAAGAAGGTGGCGTTGA